The sequence ATAGCACCACCCAGATGTCAACTGGCAACCTGAATTTTGTACATAACCGCATCTGCCGCGTTAGGGTTGTTCAACGAATCTGAACTGTGTTACACAGTGAGAGAGTAAGTATCACAATGGCACGCGACGAAAACGAAACCAGCCCTGACCGCGTCTTCTCCCTGTTTGAAGCTAACCAGCTGATCCCCCAACTCCAGTCACACTTATCCACTGTCCAGGGATGTAAAACCGAACTCATACGAACCCGCGATGAAGTAGGCAAAGCCTCAGCCAATGCCCATTTAGGAGGCGGGACACCAGTGGGTGCACGCTACGTGAAAAGTCTCCAGGACATCAGCGCCCATCTCCATGCTATTCAGGAGATGGGAGTTGTGGTGAAGGATATTGACCTTGGACTCTGTGATTTCCCACATATCCGCAACGGCCGCGTCGTGTATTTGTGCTGGAAACTTGGCGAGAACGAAATTCGGTGGTGGCACGAAGTCACAAATGGCTACAAAGATCGTTGTCCGATTGAAGAAGAACCTATCTAGCCAAGCCCCACCCCCACAGTATCTTGCACCTCAGCTCCGAGTATCGTAAGGATCCAGAGGTATGAAGTTTGTGATCATCGGCTATGACGGCCCGGAAGGCGAAGCCAAGCGGAAGGTCTATCGGTCGGCCCACTTGAGCAATCTCGAATCGTTAGATAGCCAAGGCCGCGTCGTTCTCGCTGGCCCTCTTACCGACAAAACCGGAAGTTTGCTGGTGCTAGAGCTCGAAACTCGAGAAGATGCTGAAAATTTCGTCCGTCAAGACCCCTACGCGGTTCATGGCGTCTTCGATAGAGTTGAAATCCATCCGTTTATGCAGGTTTTTCCAAAACCCGAGTAACAGACCCTCACACGCTTGCCAGAAGAGCGACTTCAGCTACCTTCCTTTTGAAGCATTGTCCAACTTCACGCCAGGCGGTATAGTTTTGTTATGGACGTAGGTCATATTGTACGATTCCTATCTATCCTCGGTGTCTCTCTCGTTGTTTTCTATTATCCAGCATGCGCTTCAGAAACCACAGTTGAGGCTGAAGCTAGCTACGTTATGGGAGATGGTGACACGCTCGCCATAGCCGAAGAACGAGTGCTCCAGCGGGCGCAACGTAGAGCCGTTGAGGAGGCAGGACTGTATATCGAATCAACCTTCCACGACGTAGAACGGTCTGCGGCAGGCACGAGCATCCAGGCAAGTTCGCTGGAGGTACGGACAATTGCGGCGGCGATCACCAGAACCGAAACTCTAGAAACACGTCGCGCTTTCTTAAACGATCGACCAAGCTTCTACATCCGTATCCGCGCAGTCGTCGACCTCGACAATCTTCATGCAGCGATCCAGCGATGGCAAACCGAGCAACGACTGGGCGACCATTTTCGCCGTCTTCAAAAGGAAAACGCGGAACTCAAAATTCAGCTTGATGAGCTAAGGGCCTCTCGTACTGGAGTGCGGACCCTCGTCATTGAACCGGTCGGTCGCGCTTCTAACGCCCGTGAACAGGCTCAGAAATTAGTCGAAAAAGCAATACTGACCCAACATCTTCCTCAAAAACTTAGCTTGGTCTCCGAGGCTGCGCTGCTGGACCCCAATTCCGTCGAGCCTCTGATCGTACGCGGCCAGACCCACTTGAGACTCGCATCCGCAACGTACTCGAGTAGCTCCAGACCAAGCGAGTATTCCGAGTATGTCGATAATGCGCGAATGGATTTCGACCGCGCGCTCCGCATGGACCCTCAAAATACTTGGGCCCTTCTCGGACAAGGTGATGTCAGCACATGGCTCCGTCGTCCTGAGCAGGCAGCCCACTCCTTCGAACAAGCTCTTGAAATAAATCCTTTCTTCGATCTGGCCCGTCATCGCCTCATTAACCTGTATACCGCTGAGGCCCGAAAGTTGGTAGAGCTGAAACGGTGGGACTCCGCCCTTACAACCTTGAAAAAGTGTTTACCTCCATTCGTTTCGGATAGTTGGCTTCCTCACCAGAAAGAAGCCTATTTTCTCAGAAGCGAGATCTATAAGGCGTTGAAGCAGCCGACCCTGGCGATCGACGATCTTAGCGCAATCCTGCGAGTCGACCCAGCCGATGGAGCAGCCCTACTAGCCAGAGCCAAACTGTACCTGGACCAACTTCATGGACGCTTAGCAAAAGACGACTTCGAACATGCGTGCATCCTCGGCTCAACAGAGGCCTGCGAACAGCTACCCTAACGGTTTCCGCATTCCGCACTACGATTCCCAGTTCACATCTTCCTGGCCTTCACAACTGATAGCTACCGAGGACTCTTCAAACACTGATTTGACAATCGAAAAGAGCAATACCTATAATGCGAAAGGGTTTGCTAACCACGCCTTACCACTTCTAATCAACTGCGTGGTGGAAGCAAAGGACCTAAGCTCTCCGTAAAATCATGGCCCGAAAGCTCTTTGAGGTGGGCCTTCTGAGATGTTGCGGAACACCAAGAGGACAGCTTAGAGTACCTCAGAGGATCGGGTTTTCATCAACCTCAATTTTCTCGGAGTGTAGGATATTGTGATGAGCGACTATCGCGTGCTGCCAGGACCAGAACACTTTCTTCCACCAGCTGCCGCTAGCATGGGAATTCGATTACCGAATCCTGGGGAAGCCCA is a genomic window of Candidatus Nitrospira kreftii containing:
- a CDS encoding hypothetical protein (conserved protein of unknown function) yields the protein MDVGHIVRFLSILGVSLVVFYYPACASETTVEAEASYVMGDGDTLAIAEERVLQRAQRRAVEEAGLYIESTFHDVERSAAGTSIQASSLEVRTIAAAITRTETLETRRAFLNDRPSFYIRIRAVVDLDNLHAAIQRWQTEQRLGDHFRRLQKENAELKIQLDELRASRTGVRTLVIEPVGRASNAREQAQKLVEKAILTQHLPQKLSLVSEAALLDPNSVEPLIVRGQTHLRLASATYSSSSRPSEYSEYVDNARMDFDRALRMDPQNTWALLGQGDVSTWLRRPEQAAHSFEQALEINPFFDLARHRLINLYTAEARKLVELKRWDSALTTLKKCLPPFVSDSWLPHQKEAYFLRSEIYKALKQPTLAIDDLSAILRVDPADGAALLARAKLYLDQLHGRLAKDDFEHACILGSTEACEQLP
- a CDS encoding hypothetical protein (conserved protein of unknown function) encodes the protein MARDENETSPDRVFSLFEANQLIPQLQSHLSTVQGCKTELIRTRDEVGKASANAHLGGGTPVGARYVKSLQDISAHLHAIQEMGVVVKDIDLGLCDFPHIRNGRVVYLCWKLGENEIRWWHEVTNGYKDRCPIEEEPI
- a CDS encoding hypothetical protein (conserved protein of unknown function) yields the protein MKFVIIGYDGPEGEAKRKVYRSAHLSNLESLDSQGRVVLAGPLTDKTGSLLVLELETREDAENFVRQDPYAVHGVFDRVEIHPFMQVFPKPE